In one window of Zhihengliuella sp. ISTPL4 DNA:
- a CDS encoding phosphotransferase, which produces MREEVLEGGNASGSVVRIGNTVRKAWTAATPDVVAYVQALRADGVEAPEPVGRDTQGRQIIEFIPGTLAMHSAPLSTAELARVGGMVRRIHDASARYVPAADAVWEPPLSPPAQELICHNDLAPWNLMLGDRWVFIDWDGASPSTRSWDLAFSAQTFALPDPARDPQRSADDLAAFVDGYGADEELRAVLPDMMRRRTQAMLDLLRSSAEVGREPWGTMYRTGHGAHWAAVLDDVTAHRDVWQRALA; this is translated from the coding sequence ATGCGGGAGGAAGTCCTCGAGGGCGGCAACGCGAGCGGATCCGTCGTGCGCATCGGGAACACCGTCCGCAAGGCGTGGACAGCCGCGACACCGGATGTCGTCGCGTACGTGCAGGCGTTGCGCGCCGACGGCGTGGAGGCGCCGGAGCCCGTGGGCAGAGACACGCAGGGGCGGCAGATCATCGAGTTCATCCCGGGCACGCTCGCGATGCATTCCGCGCCGCTCTCGACGGCCGAGCTCGCTCGCGTGGGGGGAATGGTCCGACGGATCCATGACGCCTCGGCGCGGTACGTCCCTGCTGCCGATGCGGTCTGGGAACCACCCCTCTCGCCGCCCGCGCAGGAGCTCATCTGCCACAACGACCTGGCGCCGTGGAATCTGATGCTCGGCGACCGGTGGGTCTTCATCGACTGGGACGGCGCTTCCCCGAGCACCCGCTCGTGGGACCTCGCCTTCTCCGCGCAGACGTTCGCGCTTCCGGATCCGGCCCGAGACCCGCAGCGCTCCGCCGATGACCTCGCAGCCTTCGTCGACGGATACGGCGCCGACGAGGAGCTGCGCGCGGTGCTCCCCGACATGATGCGCCGACGCACGCAGGCGATGCTCGATCTGCTGCGCTCGTCCGCGGAGGTGGGACGCGAGCCGTGGGGGACCATGTACCGCACGGGTCACGGGGCGCACTGGGCGGCGGTGCTCGACGACGTCACCGCGCATCGGGATGTGTGGCAGCGGGCACTGGCGTGA
- a CDS encoding DUF7882 family protein, with the protein MGRLRYDGHSDPIIVEDETLAHLKIVIATKLRRQESFMMTWLPLEGGVDRRASVWIHPAIPLQFGFDEVDPPTVDPHRVQELMQALNASGELHLDHLTGPR; encoded by the coding sequence ATGGGAAGACTCCGGTACGACGGTCACTCGGATCCGATCATCGTCGAGGATGAGACGCTCGCGCATCTGAAGATCGTCATCGCCACGAAGCTCCGTCGGCAGGAGAGCTTCATGATGACGTGGCTCCCTCTCGAAGGCGGCGTCGACCGGCGCGCGAGCGTCTGGATCCACCCCGCCATCCCCCTGCAGTTCGGGTTCGACGAGGTCGACCCCCCGACCGTGGATCCGCACCGTGTCCAGGAGCTCATGCAGGCGCTCAACGCGTCCGGCGAACTCCACCTCGACCATCTCACCGGCCCGCGCTGA
- a CDS encoding coiled-coil domain-containing protein: protein MSESSGTPRDDDRSPDFFDQLIETTPRETSSSSTSAFTIGFRGYDKAEVDAALASMRTQLQQAADELAEAKAREAESVEAIKAEEREAREALEAELAAANAKASDAEQQVATLTSELVDMPQADGEEAPSRQQFEAILRVAEEQANVLIQNAAVQADRLMTSAREEVAAQRAEAEADAERIISQAQRDADQVRLKMETEYTAHEARIEREAAHAAEKVSQASQEATAIRTEAEKGAAALRSLVTRETTQLRADAEREVREMNARVLEFEETLTRRQDDAQQEFLVLHNQAVAHAERITTDANEQVTASLEHAQRISAKADGYEKLMRSQAQAIEADAQVRARDILERARVKSQKIVDAVTGHTSTVLRDAEDRARQLRWQQQQLTSFMAEVRELIRPDGIFSDDSLPTEIAVTEATIDEDDDETEDDVVEASVETFRGDEVLDDEFDDDRPLEKITIDVVETDDSSKR from the coding sequence ATGAGCGAATCCTCGGGCACGCCCCGCGACGACGACCGGTCGCCGGACTTCTTCGATCAGCTGATCGAGACGACTCCGCGCGAGACCTCTTCCTCCTCCACCTCGGCGTTCACGATCGGCTTCCGCGGCTACGACAAGGCCGAGGTCGACGCCGCGCTGGCGTCGATGCGCACGCAGCTCCAGCAGGCGGCCGACGAGCTGGCCGAGGCGAAGGCCCGCGAGGCCGAATCCGTCGAGGCGATCAAGGCCGAGGAGCGCGAAGCGCGCGAGGCCCTCGAGGCCGAACTCGCCGCCGCGAACGCGAAGGCGTCCGACGCCGAGCAGCAGGTGGCGACGCTGACATCCGAGCTCGTCGACATGCCGCAGGCCGACGGGGAGGAGGCACCTTCCCGTCAGCAGTTCGAGGCGATCCTGCGGGTGGCAGAAGAGCAGGCGAATGTGCTCATCCAGAACGCCGCTGTGCAGGCCGACCGCCTGATGACCTCTGCCCGCGAAGAGGTCGCCGCGCAGCGCGCCGAGGCCGAGGCGGATGCCGAGCGCATCATCTCCCAGGCGCAGCGCGACGCCGATCAGGTGCGGCTGAAGATGGAGACCGAATACACGGCCCACGAGGCGCGCATCGAGCGCGAGGCCGCCCACGCCGCGGAGAAGGTCAGCCAGGCGTCCCAGGAGGCCACGGCCATCCGCACCGAGGCCGAGAAGGGCGCCGCCGCACTGCGCTCCCTCGTCACGCGTGAGACCACCCAGCTGCGGGCGGACGCCGAGCGCGAGGTGCGCGAGATGAACGCCCGCGTGCTGGAGTTCGAGGAGACCCTCACCCGCCGTCAGGACGACGCGCAGCAGGAGTTCCTCGTCCTCCACAATCAGGCGGTCGCGCACGCCGAGCGCATCACCACCGATGCGAACGAGCAGGTCACCGCCTCGCTGGAGCACGCCCAGCGCATCTCCGCGAAGGCCGACGGCTACGAGAAGCTCATGCGCTCGCAGGCACAGGCGATCGAGGCCGACGCGCAGGTCCGTGCCCGGGACATCCTCGAGCGCGCCCGCGTGAAGTCTCAGAAGATCGTCGACGCGGTGACTGGCCACACCTCCACCGTCCTCCGCGACGCCGAGGATCGTGCCCGTCAACTGCGGTGGCAGCAGCAGCAGCTCACCAGCTTCATGGCCGAGGTGCGCGAGCTCATCCGCCCCGACGGCATCTTCAGTGACGACAGCCTTCCCACGGAGATCGCGGTGACGGAGGCCACGATCGACGAGGACGACGACGAGACCGAGGACGATGTCGTCGAGGCGTCGGTCGAGACCTTCCGCGGCGACGAGGTGCTCGACGACGAGTTCGACGACGACCGCCCGCTGGAGAAGATCACGATCGACGTCGTCGAGACGGACGACTCCTCGAAGCGCTGA
- a CDS encoding helix-turn-helix domain-containing protein, which translates to MTNASVLVRAARKSSGLTQKDLAERTNVDQGRVSRVEGGREAEFSTVERLLRGAGHRLYSAPTRRDDAATVATAIRGYLGAGDKHSALREFIQLSDNLNAEHGLVRGVLGLAEPEPTGDRAWDAALAALVDLRLREEGLPTPAWVDAPNRRVQVPRTLDVDPADPIPTPDDVPTEFFERGVLVWQDTLTSV; encoded by the coding sequence GTGACCAACGCATCAGTGCTCGTGCGCGCTGCGCGGAAGAGCAGCGGCCTCACGCAGAAGGATCTCGCCGAGCGAACCAACGTCGACCAAGGCCGAGTATCTCGAGTGGAGGGTGGCCGCGAGGCTGAGTTCAGCACAGTCGAACGCCTCCTCCGTGGCGCCGGCCACCGCCTGTACTCCGCACCGACGCGACGGGACGACGCGGCGACCGTCGCGACGGCGATCCGCGGGTACCTGGGTGCGGGTGACAAGCACAGCGCCCTTCGCGAGTTCATCCAGCTGAGCGACAACCTCAACGCCGAGCACGGCCTCGTACGCGGAGTCCTCGGTCTCGCGGAACCCGAACCGACCGGTGACCGTGCCTGGGACGCCGCCCTGGCCGCCCTCGTGGATCTTCGCCTCCGCGAGGAGGGACTCCCCACTCCGGCGTGGGTCGACGCCCCGAACAGGAGGGTCCAGGTGCCCCGTACCTTGGACGTCGATCCGGCGGATCCGATCCCGACGCCCGACGACGTGCCCACGGAGTTCTTCGAGCGTGGTGTCCTCGTCTGGCAAGACACCCTGACGAGCGTCTGA
- a CDS encoding VCBS repeat domain-containing M23 family metallopeptidase, whose amino-acid sequence MTRTSRWRRGRIGIVAVLAIVLGSLVPAISTAGPATAASDGYMVYPASGNIQSKVGDGCRGNYRAHDGIDISRNGGTPILAAYDGVIKSRTANGGYGNYVDVQHPGGYVTRYAHMAAPGWFAPGTKVLRGQQIGVVGNTGNSAAYHLHFEVWLNGKVYSQINQGFTCLADVTRGATIPLFFPGLGASVPAGVGAADFTGDDKADLLVVAGNGDLRLRAGNGRGGFAGPTTLFGGGWGASRRHITHTDLNGDGNADLLAARSDGVLEYYAGTGGGGFRPAGGLGTGWYGMRHVASGADFTGDGKQDILGVSESGVLTIYRGNGSNGLSAPHTTVGGGWESFHYLIAGDFDGDGRGDVVVVAGDGQLLLYTGASGLRTPRQVGIGWQEFTEVTGGVDYNGDGRADLLARSAAGQLYLYPGKGDGSFGARALVASDAADYLAVE is encoded by the coding sequence ATGACGCGTACGTCCCGTTGGCGTCGTGGCCGCATCGGGATCGTCGCCGTGCTCGCGATCGTCCTGGGTTCGTTGGTTCCCGCGATCAGCACGGCCGGGCCGGCGACGGCGGCATCGGACGGATACATGGTCTATCCGGCGTCGGGCAACATCCAGTCGAAAGTCGGGGACGGCTGCCGCGGGAACTACCGTGCGCACGACGGCATCGACATCTCCCGGAACGGCGGCACACCGATCCTCGCCGCGTACGACGGCGTGATCAAGAGCCGCACCGCGAACGGCGGCTACGGCAACTACGTGGACGTCCAGCACCCCGGCGGATACGTCACTCGCTACGCGCACATGGCAGCGCCAGGGTGGTTCGCCCCGGGAACGAAGGTTCTGCGTGGGCAGCAGATCGGGGTCGTCGGCAACACGGGCAACTCGGCCGCGTACCACCTGCACTTCGAGGTGTGGCTGAACGGCAAGGTGTACTCGCAGATCAATCAGGGCTTCACCTGCCTGGCCGACGTCACGCGCGGGGCAACCATCCCGCTGTTCTTCCCCGGCCTTGGTGCGAGCGTCCCCGCCGGCGTCGGCGCGGCCGACTTCACCGGCGACGACAAGGCCGATCTCCTCGTCGTCGCGGGAAACGGCGACTTGCGATTGCGCGCCGGCAACGGCCGCGGCGGGTTCGCCGGCCCGACCACGCTGTTCGGCGGCGGCTGGGGTGCGTCGCGTCGGCACATCACGCATACCGATCTCAACGGAGACGGCAACGCCGATCTTCTCGCCGCCCGCTCGGACGGGGTGCTGGAGTACTACGCCGGCACCGGCGGGGGCGGCTTCCGTCCCGCCGGTGGGCTCGGCACAGGCTGGTATGGCATGCGTCACGTCGCGTCCGGTGCGGATTTCACAGGAGACGGCAAACAGGACATCCTCGGCGTGTCCGAGTCGGGTGTCCTCACCATCTACCGGGGCAACGGCAGCAACGGCCTGAGCGCGCCGCACACCACCGTCGGGGGAGGGTGGGAGAGCTTCCACTACCTCATTGCCGGGGACTTCGATGGGGACGGTCGTGGCGATGTCGTGGTGGTCGCCGGCGACGGTCAATTGCTGCTCTACACCGGCGCGTCCGGACTGCGTACACCGAGACAGGTCGGTATCGGCTGGCAGGAATTCACTGAAGTCACCGGTGGCGTCGACTACAACGGCGACGGACGAGCCGACCTGCTGGCGCGTAGCGCCGCGGGACAGCTCTACCTCTACCCGGGCAAGGGGGACGGTTCGTTCGGCGCCCGCGCGCTCGTCGCCTCGGACGCCGCGGACTACCTCGCCGTCGAATGA
- a CDS encoding fatty acid desaturase family protein: MISRTSSPSVTATLGPVRQTYAGNAEFPPLTRAYRDVQQVVKETGLLQRTPVFYTLIGAALVVAFAGCVAGFLLLGDSWFQLLIAAALGIVFTQVAFLAHEAAHRQILSTGPANFRLARVLAGIIGMSYHWWDSKHTRHHGNPNQVGKDPDIQVDTISFLEEDAAQSRGVVRLITRKQGWLFFPLLTLEGLNLHYLGLKHLMTRRNVKGRWTELGLIVLRFAVILVPLFLLLPVGMAFAFLGVQLAVFGVYMGASFAPNHKGMPVIAPDAKLDFFSKQVRTSRNIRGGWWVTGLMGGLNHQVEHHLFPNMSRLHLSKARGIVRDYCAANSIPYTETSLGQSYAIVIAYLNRVGLAARDPFDCPAAAQLRRA, from the coding sequence ATCATCTCCCGCACATCCTCCCCGTCCGTCACCGCCACCCTCGGCCCGGTGCGGCAGACCTACGCCGGGAACGCCGAGTTCCCCCCGCTCACCCGGGCCTACCGGGACGTTCAGCAGGTCGTGAAGGAGACCGGGCTCCTGCAACGCACGCCGGTGTTCTACACACTCATCGGCGCGGCCTTGGTCGTCGCCTTCGCGGGCTGCGTCGCGGGATTCCTCCTCCTCGGAGACAGCTGGTTCCAGCTCCTCATCGCCGCCGCCCTCGGGATCGTCTTCACGCAGGTCGCGTTCCTCGCCCATGAGGCAGCACACCGCCAGATCCTCTCCACGGGCCCGGCGAACTTCCGCCTGGCGCGCGTGCTCGCCGGCATCATCGGCATGAGCTATCACTGGTGGGACTCCAAGCACACACGCCACCACGGCAACCCGAACCAGGTCGGCAAGGACCCCGACATCCAGGTCGACACCATCTCCTTCCTGGAGGAGGATGCGGCGCAGTCGCGTGGCGTCGTCCGGCTCATCACGCGCAAGCAGGGGTGGCTCTTCTTCCCCCTCCTGACGCTCGAGGGGCTGAACCTGCACTACCTCGGCCTGAAGCACCTGATGACGCGGAGGAATGTGAAGGGGCGCTGGACCGAACTCGGTCTCATCGTCCTCCGGTTCGCCGTCATCCTCGTGCCGCTGTTCCTCCTGCTTCCCGTCGGCATGGCCTTCGCGTTCCTGGGTGTGCAGCTCGCGGTCTTCGGCGTTTACATGGGCGCGTCCTTCGCCCCCAACCACAAGGGCATGCCGGTCATCGCTCCCGACGCCAAGCTCGACTTCTTCTCGAAGCAGGTGCGCACGTCGCGCAACATCCGCGGCGGATGGTGGGTGACGGGGCTGATGGGCGGCCTCAACCACCAGGTGGAGCATCACCTGTTCCCGAACATGTCGCGGCTGCACCTGTCGAAGGCGCGCGGCATCGTGCGCGACTACTGCGCCGCGAACAGCATCCCCTACACCGAGACGAGCCTCGGACAGTCGTACGCGATCGTCATCGCCTACCTGAATCGGGTGGGCCTGGCCGCGCGCGACCCGTTCGACTGCCCGGCGGCCGCACAGCTCCGCCGCGCCTGA
- a CDS encoding transposase: MAVPTLDDIAAALYAGPPEEFTAARNARAKEIEDRALAAEVKALRKPSVAAWVVNVFAQERAAQLGEALALAAELREAQADLDAAALAKLGRERRALTRRLAETAADLAGSRGERVTAATRDAVEQTISAAFFDPDAAAAVASGRLVKALEPSGTTDDIRDAVAGTLPTLRPQPSRPPDELQERRKRRDAERQVAAAEKDLAAAERALAKEDEAVRALSDRAEELADGIAELEAQLEKLRQEADRVERDRPAAEKRRTAAAEKKDAAVEAVESAREALGDL; the protein is encoded by the coding sequence ATGGCCGTTCCGACCCTCGACGACATCGCGGCCGCGCTGTATGCAGGGCCGCCCGAGGAGTTCACGGCCGCTCGGAACGCGCGGGCGAAGGAGATCGAGGATCGTGCGCTCGCCGCGGAGGTGAAGGCCCTGCGGAAGCCGTCGGTCGCCGCCTGGGTCGTCAACGTCTTCGCGCAGGAGCGCGCGGCGCAGCTCGGGGAGGCCTTGGCGCTCGCCGCGGAGCTGCGCGAGGCGCAGGCGGACCTGGATGCCGCGGCGCTGGCGAAGCTCGGGCGGGAACGTCGTGCCCTGACTCGTCGGCTCGCCGAGACCGCTGCAGACCTCGCCGGATCCCGTGGCGAACGCGTGACGGCGGCGACGCGGGACGCCGTCGAGCAGACGATCTCCGCGGCGTTCTTCGACCCGGATGCGGCCGCTGCGGTCGCCTCCGGGCGTCTCGTGAAGGCGTTGGAGCCCTCGGGAACGACCGACGATATCCGCGACGCGGTGGCCGGCACCCTCCCGACGCTCCGACCGCAACCTTCGCGTCCGCCGGACGAGCTGCAGGAGCGCCGGAAGCGCCGGGACGCGGAACGTCAGGTGGCCGCGGCGGAGAAGGACCTCGCCGCCGCGGAGCGCGCCCTCGCGAAAGAGGACGAGGCGGTGCGGGCTCTGAGCGACCGCGCCGAGGAGCTGGCCGACGGCATCGCCGAGCTGGAGGCGCAGCTGGAGAAGCTGCGTCAGGAGGCTGACCGCGTCGAGCGCGACCGTCCCGCGGCGGAAAAGCGGCGCACCGCGGCCGCAGAGAAGAAGGACGCCGCTGTCGAGGCCGTGGAATCGGCGCGCGAGGCCCTCGGCGACCTCTAA
- a CDS encoding alpha/beta fold hydrolase → MSDDLGRAVIADLCRIPNPEAIDRTAYVELGGVSQFVSIRGRSTRNPVLVVCHGGPALPSLPSSWVWQRGAEDYFTVVNYDQRASGKSAGAVPEDIDLSVDRYVDDLVELIAWLQGELGVQKVGVLGHSWGTVLGLTLARRRPDLLWAYIGVGQVISGPENEEESFRHAMRSAVADRNEQAISELQALGEYPGEQPLTVERIVTCRRWAQYYGGLSAYRSDFAYFTESQELSPYYTDADLGLIGVGQRATMPAVLPDLLGFDARDQTAFEVPMLQFLGRHDWTTPTGPVVRWLETVTAPSTPVVWFENSAHLCMFEEPGKFLVSLVTHALPHAVAAGDARKGSSTDSPVPA, encoded by the coding sequence ATGAGTGACGACCTCGGCCGCGCAGTGATCGCGGATCTGTGCCGGATCCCGAACCCGGAGGCGATCGACAGGACGGCGTACGTCGAGCTCGGCGGCGTCTCCCAGTTCGTCTCGATCCGCGGGCGCAGCACACGGAACCCCGTGCTCGTCGTCTGTCACGGCGGCCCGGCCCTGCCGTCGTTGCCCTCGTCGTGGGTCTGGCAACGAGGCGCGGAGGACTACTTCACGGTCGTCAACTACGACCAGCGCGCGAGCGGCAAGTCCGCGGGCGCCGTACCCGAAGACATCGACCTCAGCGTCGACCGGTATGTCGACGATCTCGTGGAGCTGATCGCGTGGCTCCAGGGGGAGCTGGGCGTGCAGAAGGTCGGCGTGCTCGGGCACAGCTGGGGGACGGTCCTCGGTCTCACCCTGGCCCGGCGGCGCCCCGACCTGCTGTGGGCGTATATCGGCGTCGGGCAGGTCATCTCCGGTCCCGAGAACGAGGAGGAGAGCTTCCGCCACGCGATGCGGAGTGCCGTCGCGGACCGGAACGAGCAGGCGATCTCGGAGTTGCAGGCCTTGGGGGAGTATCCGGGCGAGCAACCGCTGACAGTCGAGCGCATCGTGACCTGCCGGAGATGGGCGCAGTACTACGGCGGCCTCTCGGCGTATCGCTCCGACTTCGCGTACTTCACCGAGTCGCAGGAGCTGTCCCCGTATTACACGGACGCCGACCTGGGCCTCATCGGTGTCGGGCAGCGGGCGACCATGCCCGCGGTGCTGCCTGACCTGCTCGGCTTTGACGCCCGCGATCAGACGGCGTTCGAGGTGCCGATGCTCCAGTTCCTCGGACGGCACGACTGGACGACCCCCACCGGGCCGGTCGTCCGCTGGCTGGAGACCGTGACGGCACCGTCGACGCCCGTCGTGTGGTTCGAGAACTCCGCGCACCTGTGCATGTTCGAGGAGCCCGGGAAGTTCCTCGTGAGCCTCGTGACCCACGCGCTGCCGCACGCGGTCGCCGCGGGGGATGCGAGGAAGGGCAGCTCGACAGACTCACCCGTGCCGGCATAG